From bacterium, one genomic window encodes:
- the gatD gene encoding Glu-tRNA(Gln) amidotransferase subunit GatD, with protein MSESGERFKGYRGAGRALLERHGVGVWSEVEAETSQGDFRGIILPRSETADAEHLVLKLASGYNVGLQVDTVARLVEVGRKEARYKVPERAFPRDAGKPFVRLFGTGGTIASRLDYRTGAVIPAFTPGELYGSVPELAEVCNLETEKLYGVFSENMGPEQWIGTARAVEAAIREGVDGIVIGHGTDTMAHTAAVLSFMLQNPPVPIVMVGSQRSSDRPSSDAALNLIHAAVTAGQGDIAEVMVCMFGPTSDQYGLLHRGTRVRKMHSSYRSTFRTISDTPLATVSREGLRPLRRDYNQRRFRTAVAGRGAEAKAAALAGFRATPVFDDRIAIVYYYPGMKADIFDSLIDHGYRGIVIAGTGLGHVNRPVYPALERARAAGVAVFMTVQTLWGYVQMYVYETGREIMEMGVVPLANMLPEVAYMKLGWALGQSADLAELKRIMTTPVADDITERETHDGYLLFQGGLPELEAFVRDHRK; from the coding sequence ATGAGCGAAAGCGGGGAGCGCTTCAAGGGCTATCGCGGCGCTGGGCGCGCGCTGCTCGAGCGGCACGGGGTCGGCGTCTGGAGCGAGGTCGAGGCCGAGACCAGCCAGGGCGACTTCCGCGGCATCATCCTGCCGCGCAGCGAAACGGCCGATGCCGAGCACCTCGTCCTCAAGCTGGCCAGTGGCTACAACGTCGGCCTGCAGGTCGACACCGTGGCGCGGCTCGTCGAGGTGGGGCGCAAGGAAGCCCGTTACAAGGTGCCCGAGAGGGCCTTCCCGCGCGACGCGGGCAAGCCCTTCGTCAGGCTCTTCGGCACCGGCGGCACGATCGCGAGCCGCCTCGACTACCGCACGGGCGCCGTGATTCCGGCCTTCACGCCGGGGGAGCTCTACGGCTCGGTGCCCGAGCTGGCCGAGGTCTGCAATCTCGAGACCGAGAAGCTCTACGGCGTCTTCAGCGAGAACATGGGACCCGAGCAGTGGATCGGCACTGCGCGCGCGGTGGAGGCGGCGATCCGCGAGGGCGTGGATGGCATCGTCATCGGCCACGGGACGGACACGATGGCCCACACGGCCGCCGTGCTCAGCTTCATGCTCCAGAACCCGCCGGTGCCGATCGTGATGGTCGGCAGCCAGAGGAGCAGCGACCGCCCCAGCTCGGACGCGGCGCTGAACCTGATCCACGCCGCGGTGACCGCGGGCCAGGGCGACATCGCCGAGGTGATGGTCTGCATGTTCGGGCCGACGAGCGACCAGTACGGCCTGCTCCACCGCGGCACCCGCGTGCGCAAGATGCACTCGAGCTACCGCAGCACCTTCCGCACGATCAGCGACACGCCACTGGCCACCGTGAGCCGCGAAGGCCTGCGCCCCCTGCGCCGCGACTACAACCAGCGCCGCTTCCGCACGGCGGTGGCGGGCCGGGGGGCCGAGGCGAAGGCGGCCGCGCTGGCCGGTTTCCGGGCGACGCCGGTCTTCGACGACCGCATCGCCATCGTCTACTACTACCCGGGCATGAAGGCGGACATCTTCGATTCGCTCATCGACCACGGCTACCGCGGCATCGTCATCGCGGGGACGGGGCTCGGGCACGTCAACCGGCCGGTCTACCCGGCGCTCGAGCGGGCGCGCGCGGCGGGCGTCGCCGTCTTCATGACCGTGCAGACGCTCTGGGGCTACGTGCAGATGTACGTCTACGAGACGGGCCGCGAGATCATGGAGATGGGCGTGGTGCCCTTGGCTAACATGCTGCCCGAGGTGGCCTACATGAAGCTGGGCTGGGCACTGGGGCAGAGCGCCGACCTCGCCGAGCTGAAGCGCATCATGACAACGCCGGTGGCGGACGACATCACCGAGCGCGAGACCCACGATGGGTACCTGCTCTTCCAGGGCGGGCTGCCCGAGCTCGAGGCCTTCGTGCGCGACCACCGGAAGTAA
- a CDS encoding Omp28-related outer membrane protein produces MSWPGYDPFYQHNTVDNNGRRSFYGINGIPAWKMDGYLNPNAGTVNALYASESAIPTPVTLTIVGAYDDVTGYVQYTVTASTNETLPTGSYRIFVALTETDIYFQGSNGVLWHPDVMRDCFPTHAGTDVTFSGGFPQVATVSGDFTLNSIYNWNNCRLVAWVQDVTGQKKVQQAVAAFVSGLDLTDAPAAPARAMALGANYPNPFNPSTTIPVSVERTSAARLDIIAPDGRLVRTLHEGELPAGTREFSWDGTAANGQGVASGVYLVRLHSADGLQSRHLVLMK; encoded by the coding sequence ATGAGCTGGCCCGGCTACGATCCCTTCTACCAGCACAACACCGTCGACAACAACGGCCGCCGCAGCTTCTATGGCATCAACGGGATACCGGCCTGGAAGATGGACGGTTACCTGAACCCCAATGCCGGCACGGTGAATGCGCTCTACGCGAGCGAGTCGGCCATTCCGACCCCGGTGACCCTGACGATCGTCGGCGCCTACGACGACGTCACCGGCTACGTTCAGTACACGGTGACGGCTTCCACGAACGAGACGCTGCCCACCGGCAGCTACCGCATCTTCGTCGCGCTGACGGAAACCGACATCTACTTCCAGGGCTCCAACGGCGTCCTCTGGCATCCGGACGTGATGCGCGACTGCTTCCCGACCCACGCCGGCACGGACGTCACCTTCAGCGGAGGTTTCCCCCAGGTCGCAACGGTCTCGGGCGACTTCACGCTGAACTCCATCTACAACTGGAACAACTGCCGTCTCGTGGCTTGGGTGCAGGACGTCACTGGCCAGAAGAAGGTCCAGCAGGCGGTGGCGGCCTTCGTGAGCGGTCTCGACCTGACGGACGCCCCCGCGGCGCCCGCCCGGGCGATGGCCCTCGGCGCGAACTACCCGAATCCCTTCAACCCCAGCACGACGATCCCAGTCAGCGTCGAGCGCACCTCGGCGGCGCGGCTGGACATCATCGCGCCTGACGGCCGGCTCGTGCGCACCCTTCACGAGGGCGAGCTGCCTGCGGGCACGCGCGAGTTCAGCTGGGACGGCACCGCGGCCAACGGCCAGGGCGTGGCCAGCGGCGTCTATCTCGTGCGGCTGCACAGCGCGGATGGCCTGCAGAGCCGCCATCTGGTCCTCATGAAATGA
- a CDS encoding VOC family protein, whose amino-acid sequence MAEFAAHAPGTFCWVELTTSDPEAAKRFYSELFDWTHHDDPVAPGLVYTMLFRGGKSVGALHKQRSEETDQGVPPHWSAYVSVADLEASAVRVSALGGRLLAPPLDVMNFGRMAVLQDPTGAVLSLWQPGQHHGAQLKDEPGSLCWAELMTPDTGRARDFYCGLFDWGAKKSDLTEMEYTEFTQGEGSLAGMMPITPDMGPVPPNWMLYFATASVDRVAETAQRLGGRLIVPPRDIPKVGRFTVAQDPQGAVFAAITLG is encoded by the coding sequence ATGGCCGAGTTTGCCGCCCACGCCCCGGGCACCTTCTGCTGGGTCGAGCTGACGACCAGCGATCCCGAGGCTGCAAAGCGCTTCTACAGCGAGCTGTTCGACTGGACCCATCACGACGATCCCGTCGCGCCGGGCCTGGTCTACACGATGCTCTTTCGGGGGGGCAAGTCGGTCGGGGCGCTCCACAAGCAGCGCAGCGAGGAGACCGATCAGGGCGTGCCGCCGCACTGGAGCGCCTACGTCAGCGTCGCGGATCTCGAAGCGAGCGCGGTGCGCGTGAGCGCGCTCGGCGGCCGGCTCCTCGCGCCCCCGCTGGACGTGATGAACTTCGGCCGCATGGCCGTCCTCCAGGATCCAACGGGGGCCGTGCTCAGCTTGTGGCAACCGGGCCAGCACCACGGCGCCCAGCTCAAGGACGAACCGGGCTCGCTCTGCTGGGCGGAGCTGATGACGCCGGACACCGGCCGCGCCCGCGACTTCTACTGCGGCCTCTTCGACTGGGGCGCCAAGAAGAGCGATCTCACCGAGATGGAGTACACCGAGTTCACGCAGGGCGAGGGTTCGCTCGCCGGCATGATGCCGATCACGCCCGACATGGGGCCGGTGCCGCCGAACTGGATGCTCTACTTCGCCACCGCCTCCGTGGACCGCGTGGCCGAAACGGCGCAGCGTCTCGGCGGGCGACTGATCGTGCCGCCACGCGACATTCCGAAGGTCGGTCGCTTCACGGTCGCGCAGGACCCGCAAGGGGCGGTCTTCGCCGCCATCACCTTGGGCTAG
- a CDS encoding DUF456 domain-containing protein → MGDTALRVLGLIGLDLGLLACLILVPLGLPGNFLMLGLALAAAWFGGFVAIGWVALLVMLGAVLLAELLESLLGAAMTKRYGASWWGVGGAFLGGIVGALIGSAALPLVGTLVGAFLGAAAGAVLLEAWQRRRVDAQALRAGWGAFLGKLLASLLKEAVALAIAVYIVIRTH, encoded by the coding sequence ATGGGCGACACCGCGCTGCGCGTGCTGGGCTTGATCGGGCTCGACCTCGGGCTGCTCGCCTGCCTGATCCTCGTGCCGCTGGGCCTGCCGGGCAACTTCCTGATGCTCGGGCTGGCGCTGGCGGCGGCCTGGTTCGGCGGCTTCGTGGCCATCGGCTGGGTGGCCTTGCTCGTCATGCTCGGCGCGGTGCTGCTGGCCGAGCTGCTCGAGTCCCTGCTCGGCGCGGCGATGACGAAGCGCTACGGCGCGTCCTGGTGGGGCGTGGGCGGCGCCTTCCTCGGCGGTATCGTGGGCGCCTTGATCGGCTCCGCGGCGCTGCCGCTGGTGGGCACGCTCGTCGGGGCTTTTCTCGGCGCCGCGGCCGGAGCCGTGCTGCTGGAGGCCTGGCAGCGACGGCGCGTGGACGCGCAGGCCCTGCGCGCCGGCTGGGGCGCCTTCCTCGGCAAGCTGCTGGCCAGCCTGCTCAAGGAGGCGGTGGCCCTGGCGATCGCCGTCTACATCGTGATCCGAACGCACTGA
- a CDS encoding dUTPase: MLEEIFALQRDLNRYTLAQNGQGDYDAIPRDRALQNTWVRNYALAMTQEIAELVDSTNWKWWRTKADLFDEQNLKVELVDILHFWVSACQVMGLSAADVHRMYLQKNAVNRQRQDRGYLEKDAADNRGIG, encoded by the coding sequence ATGCTCGAGGAGATCTTCGCGCTGCAGCGGGACTTGAACCGCTACACGCTGGCCCAGAACGGACAGGGCGACTACGACGCCATCCCCCGTGACCGCGCGCTGCAGAACACCTGGGTGCGCAACTACGCGCTGGCGATGACGCAGGAGATCGCCGAGTTGGTCGACTCCACCAACTGGAAGTGGTGGCGCACGAAGGCGGACCTCTTCGACGAGCAGAACCTGAAGGTGGAGCTGGTGGACATCCTCCACTTCTGGGTCAGCGCCTGCCAGGTGATGGGGCTCTCGGCCGCCGACGTCCACCGCATGTACTTGCAGAAGAACGCCGTCAACCGCCAGCGCCAGGACCGCGGCTACCTCGAGAAGGACGCGGCGGACAACCGCGGCATCGGCTAG
- a CDS encoding aspartate--ammonia ligase, with translation MADKTADLAGPGVSTYEEVAKALPVGYRSVLTPNETQKALYAVKRAIEDGLARELNVMLVQCPLILEKSSGMNDYLDRDGSRTPVDFLAGLGLPQRIEAQVVQAATKWKRFALKQYGCQVGEGINTDMRAVRKDYFLDHDHSSYVDQWDWERVITPADRNLDFLTMIVKKIWKVLVEAEELAHDMYPQLDKYEKMPRELVFLHAEEILERYPDLPRKQRETKIIQEHPAIFIYGIGHTLDDGYPHEMRAADYDDWVTPSVVKKGKQMHGLNGDILVWNKITHRRHELSSMGIRVTKETLKQQLKITGQEHFLNLPYHKMILNDEIPLSIGGGLGQSRIYSYILKKAALGEVSVTIWPEQLHRICAEKNIHLLR, from the coding sequence ATGGCAGACAAGACCGCCGATCTCGCCGGCCCCGGCGTCAGCACCTACGAGGAGGTCGCCAAGGCCCTCCCCGTCGGCTACAGGTCCGTGCTCACCCCCAACGAGACGCAGAAGGCCCTCTACGCCGTCAAGCGCGCGATCGAGGACGGCCTGGCCCGCGAACTCAACGTGATGCTGGTCCAGTGCCCGCTGATCCTCGAGAAGAGCAGCGGCATGAACGACTACCTGGACCGCGACGGCTCGCGCACCCCGGTGGACTTCCTGGCCGGCCTCGGCCTGCCCCAGCGCATCGAGGCGCAGGTCGTGCAGGCGGCCACCAAGTGGAAGCGCTTCGCGCTCAAGCAGTACGGCTGCCAGGTCGGCGAGGGCATCAACACGGACATGCGCGCCGTGCGCAAGGACTACTTCCTGGACCACGACCACAGCAGCTACGTCGACCAGTGGGACTGGGAGCGCGTGATCACGCCGGCCGACCGCAACCTCGACTTCCTCACAATGATCGTCAAGAAGATCTGGAAGGTGCTCGTCGAGGCGGAGGAGCTGGCGCACGACATGTATCCCCAGCTCGACAAGTACGAGAAGATGCCGCGCGAGCTGGTCTTCCTGCACGCCGAGGAGATCCTCGAGCGCTACCCCGACCTCCCGCGCAAGCAGCGCGAGACGAAGATCATCCAGGAGCACCCGGCGATCTTCATCTACGGCATCGGCCACACGCTGGACGACGGCTATCCCCACGAGATGCGCGCCGCCGACTACGACGACTGGGTCACGCCCAGCGTCGTCAAGAAGGGCAAGCAGATGCACGGCCTCAACGGCGACATCCTGGTGTGGAACAAGATCACGCACCGGCGCCACGAGCTCTCCAGCATGGGCATCCGCGTCACCAAGGAGACGCTCAAGCAGCAGCTCAAGATCACGGGGCAGGAGCACTTCCTGAACCTGCCCTACCACAAGATGATCCTGAACGACGAGATCCCGCTCAGCATCGGCGGCGGGCTCGGCCAGAGCCGCATCTACAGCTACATCCTCAAGAAGGCCGCCCTCGGCGAGGTGAGCGTGACGATCTGGCCCGAGCAGCTGCACAGGATCTGCGCGGAGAAGAACATCCACCTGCTGCGCTAG
- a CDS encoding Omp28-related outer membrane protein, with product MQFVLDHPDCVAFMPHVNWPQSNDPFYVHNTADNNGRRALYGVNAVPFEILDGVLEPVYFYTYARILAAYNTRKAVPTDVTLSYTGLYVPSTGQVDFTVTASTTSALPAGDFRLHIVLTESGIFYDAANGIDYHEFTLRKMFPTFNGTSVSFSGGFPQTAQASTSFTLNPAYVPANCKLVYFLQNHTTKEVFQAGQITLDDIQDLTDVAELPLRLRLGANYPNPFNPSTTIPLSLDAEASVRLAVHDAAGRELRVLHDGALPAGSREFHWDGRDAAGQTLPSGVYLFFVTGAGETAGRRALLLK from the coding sequence GTGCAGTTCGTCCTGGACCACCCCGACTGCGTCGCCTTCATGCCGCATGTCAACTGGCCCCAAAGCAACGACCCCTTCTACGTCCACAACACCGCCGACAACAACGGCCGCCGTGCGCTCTACGGCGTCAATGCCGTGCCCTTCGAGATCCTCGACGGCGTGCTCGAGCCGGTCTACTTCTACACCTACGCCCGCATCCTGGCCGCCTACAACACGCGCAAGGCGGTGCCGACCGACGTCACGCTGAGCTACACGGGCCTCTACGTGCCCAGCACAGGTCAGGTGGACTTCACCGTCACGGCCTCGACGACCAGCGCCCTGCCCGCGGGGGACTTCCGCCTGCACATCGTCCTCACCGAGAGCGGCATCTTCTACGACGCTGCCAACGGGATCGACTACCACGAATTCACGCTGCGCAAGATGTTCCCGACCTTCAACGGAACGAGCGTGAGCTTCAGCGGCGGCTTCCCGCAGACGGCGCAGGCCTCGACGAGCTTCACGCTCAATCCGGCCTACGTGCCGGCCAACTGCAAGCTCGTCTACTTCCTGCAGAACCACACGACGAAGGAGGTCTTCCAGGCCGGCCAGATCACGCTGGACGACATCCAGGACCTGACGGACGTCGCCGAGCTGCCGCTGCGCCTGCGCCTGGGGGCGAACTACCCCAATCCCTTCAACCCGTCCACGACCATTCCCCTCAGCCTCGATGCCGAGGCCAGCGTGCGCCTGGCGGTGCACGACGCCGCGGGCCGGGAGCTGCGCGTGCTGCACGACGGCGCGCTGCCGGCCGGCAGTCGCGAGTTCCACTGGGATGGGCGTGACGCGGCAGGTCAGACCCTGCCCAGCGGCGTCTATCTGTTTTTTGTGACCGGCGCCGGCGAAACCGCCGGCCGGCGCGCGCTCTTGCTGAAATAG
- a CDS encoding T9SS type A sorting domain-containing protein: MSDYFDVIDNGDGTITVSAAILGATSGLTTAADLFTVAVHGAQTGAGTLAISDYKLRDLDNADFFATVAGADVLVDCTPPDVPGLFPEPTYTQGTSNTLAWSDMAASGAIEYLIQRAEDAGFTLGLADSGWIAGLSHLFGGLADGQIYHYRVKARDVLLNESAWSAAEFSTQDDTAPVTAVDPLATYQGAASWNLSYAASDATSGVATVELFYQFAGGAWQSLGAVGASPVSFMALDGDGLYGFYTVGTDGAGNVELAPAAADAETTLDTMPPAGTFVINANAAYTNTLAVSLDSGISDLHPPLEMRFSNDGVGFSAWEAYAAARAWTLAAGADGPRTVWAEFKDAVGNVYAVQDAIVYDATAPAGISGLALETGHHKITVTWNDPSTADLAGLEIYRGVYRDAAYVSAYPEYDDLPGATMPARPANRAAAYASPEWELAGTALPGDEIFVDAGAPRGVYVYQVFTVDVALNYGPGQAGPPYLPTHGKANYWLGDVDDYGTGDGFYDGFVNIGDITVMAATFGLCDGAGGYNNEVDVGPTSNNSPQGIPTTDSCIDFEDLIIIAINYGEVAPLATPPAGAGDPVFTWYRIDENTWGFGLLEPGVGLQGLRLCATLPEGMAPQVTAGQGLLAAGRHFLANIEAGGLDANLALLGTPHAFTAAGELLRVTLPAGVAPTDLAITARSTDNAALHFTLDDTAIPELPTVYRVAQNFPNPFNPKTAIRFDLPEAQVARVAVYGADGRLVKQLLDRTLPAGFHQVVWDGTDSAGAQVASGVYFYSVQAGPLSETRKMLLMK; the protein is encoded by the coding sequence ATGAGCGACTACTTCGACGTCATCGACAACGGCGACGGCACGATCACCGTCTCGGCGGCCATCCTCGGCGCGACGAGCGGCCTGACGACGGCGGCCGACCTCTTCACCGTCGCCGTCCACGGCGCGCAGACGGGCGCCGGCACCCTGGCGATCAGCGACTACAAGCTGCGCGACCTGGACAACGCCGATTTCTTCGCGACGGTCGCCGGCGCCGACGTGCTCGTCGACTGCACGCCGCCCGACGTGCCGGGACTCTTCCCCGAGCCGACCTACACGCAAGGCACGAGCAACACGCTCGCCTGGAGCGACATGGCGGCGAGCGGCGCCATCGAGTACCTGATCCAGCGCGCCGAGGACGCCGGCTTCACGCTCGGCCTGGCCGACAGCGGCTGGATCGCGGGCCTCAGCCACCTCTTCGGCGGGCTCGCGGACGGGCAGATCTACCACTACCGCGTCAAGGCGCGCGATGTACTGCTCAACGAGTCGGCCTGGTCGGCGGCGGAGTTCTCCACTCAGGACGACACGGCGCCGGTGACGGCGGTCGATCCGCTCGCGACCTACCAGGGCGCGGCGAGCTGGAACCTGAGCTACGCGGCGAGTGACGCGACGAGCGGCGTCGCCACCGTGGAGCTCTTCTACCAGTTCGCGGGCGGCGCCTGGCAGTCGCTGGGCGCGGTCGGCGCCAGCCCCGTGAGCTTCATGGCGCTGGACGGCGACGGCCTCTACGGCTTCTACACGGTGGGCACGGATGGCGCCGGCAACGTCGAGCTCGCGCCCGCTGCGGCTGATGCGGAGACCACGCTGGACACGATGCCGCCGGCGGGCACCTTCGTCATCAACGCGAATGCGGCCTACACGAACACGCTCGCGGTGAGCCTGGACAGCGGCATCTCCGATCTCCACCCGCCGCTCGAGATGCGCTTCAGCAACGACGGCGTCGGCTTCTCGGCCTGGGAAGCCTACGCGGCGGCGCGCGCCTGGACGCTCGCGGCCGGCGCCGACGGTCCGCGCACGGTCTGGGCCGAGTTCAAGGACGCCGTGGGCAACGTCTACGCGGTGCAGGACGCGATCGTCTACGACGCCACGGCGCCCGCCGGCATCAGCGGCCTCGCGCTGGAGACCGGCCACCACAAGATCACGGTCACCTGGAACGATCCCAGCACCGCGGACCTCGCCGGGCTCGAGATCTACCGCGGCGTCTACCGCGACGCGGCCTACGTCTCGGCCTACCCCGAGTACGACGACCTGCCCGGCGCGACGATGCCGGCGCGGCCCGCGAACCGCGCCGCCGCGTACGCCAGCCCCGAGTGGGAGCTGGCCGGCACGGCCCTGCCCGGCGACGAGATCTTCGTGGACGCGGGCGCGCCGCGCGGCGTCTACGTCTACCAGGTCTTCACGGTGGACGTGGCGCTGAACTACGGCCCGGGCCAGGCCGGACCGCCTTACCTGCCCACGCACGGCAAGGCCAACTACTGGCTCGGCGACGTGGACGACTACGGCACGGGCGACGGCTTCTACGACGGCTTCGTCAACATCGGCGACATCACGGTGATGGCGGCGACCTTCGGCCTCTGCGATGGCGCCGGCGGCTACAACAACGAGGTGGATGTCGGGCCGACGAGCAACAACAGCCCGCAGGGCATCCCCACCACCGATAGCTGCATCGACTTCGAGGACCTGATCATCATCGCGATCAACTACGGTGAGGTGGCGCCGCTGGCGACGCCGCCCGCAGGCGCGGGCGATCCGGTCTTCACCTGGTACCGCATCGACGAAAACACCTGGGGCTTCGGCTTGCTCGAGCCCGGCGTCGGCCTGCAGGGTCTGCGCCTTTGCGCGACGCTGCCGGAGGGGATGGCACCTCAGGTGACAGCCGGGCAGGGGCTGCTGGCGGCGGGCCGCCACTTCCTGGCGAACATCGAGGCCGGCGGTCTCGATGCGAATCTGGCGCTCCTGGGCACGCCTCACGCGTTCACGGCAGCCGGCGAACTCCTGCGCGTGACCCTGCCCGCGGGCGTCGCGCCCACGGATCTCGCCATCACGGCGCGGAGCACGGACAACGCCGCCCTCCACTTCACTCTCGACGATACCGCGATCCCCGAGCTGCCCACGGTCTACCGCGTGGCGCAGAACTTCCCCAATCCCTTCAACCCGAAGACGGCGATCCGCTTCGACCTGCCCGAGGCGCAGGTCGCGCGCGTGGCCGTCTACGGCGCGGACGGCCGCCTCGTCAAGCAGTTGCTCGACCGGACGCTGCCCGCGGGGTTCCATCAGGTGGTCTGGGACGGCACCGACAGCGCGGGCGCCCAGGTCGCCTCGGGGGTTTACTTCTACAGCGTGCAGGCGGGGCCGCTCAGCGAGACCCGCAAGATGCTGCTGATGAAATAG
- the gatE gene encoding Glu-tRNA(Gln) amidotransferase subunit GatE, with the protein MSQLPEYGTLSADDYSALGLKAGLEVHVQLSTRRKLFCRCPAGRYSDAFDAEILRHMRPTLSELGEYDGTALMEFKTRKEILYRLNKESVCTYEMDDAPPFEIDQEALGIAMEITLLLGLQPVGELHVMRKQYLDGSIPTGFQRTAILGVQGELPVDGVPLAILQLSIEEDSSRELSDQGHLRCYRTDRLGMPLVEVVTAPALHTPAAVEAAAQAVRRLTRATGKVRRGAGAARQDVNVSVRGGTRIEIKGVSRIPAIGRLVHNEALRQKSLLEIREILAGRGLPAVGYQGLRAEVTGLFKNCQYRPVQKALARGDRLGVIALPGFEGVLRREVQPGLRFLGEFRDRVRVVACLDRNPNLVSSEQLDDGPTWSEWHRVRQILGVSDDTPMLMVWGGPRDLETALGEIELRAQEALAGVPRETRQAQPDGTTRFERVLPGPDRMYPDTDLPPRPLPTRDWEALRAALPPRPWDELAALAAAGLGTELAGQLQRQGRAGSFLALRGALKGDAAALRRLAFALTAHWRSLEREGLRLPDAVGLDWLPEFLATAPRETDRAALARWARSGGRERPVPPPPLDDAALAARLASALAALPPPARPLAGESLERYRLGRLRESLGVSCAGARLRGQLAAATRGAPVPAPKGGRRR; encoded by the coding sequence ATGTCCCAGCTGCCCGAGTACGGCACCCTCAGCGCCGACGACTACAGCGCCCTGGGCCTCAAGGCCGGCCTGGAGGTGCACGTCCAGCTCTCGACGCGCCGCAAGCTCTTCTGCCGCTGCCCGGCCGGCCGCTACAGCGACGCCTTCGACGCCGAGATCCTCCGCCACATGCGGCCCACGCTCTCCGAGCTCGGCGAGTACGACGGCACGGCGCTCATGGAGTTCAAGACGCGCAAGGAGATCCTCTACCGGCTCAACAAGGAGAGCGTCTGCACCTACGAGATGGACGACGCACCGCCCTTCGAGATCGACCAGGAGGCGCTTGGCATCGCCATGGAGATCACCCTGCTGCTCGGCCTGCAACCGGTGGGCGAGCTGCACGTGATGCGCAAGCAGTACCTCGACGGCTCGATCCCGACCGGCTTCCAGCGCACGGCGATCCTCGGCGTCCAGGGCGAGCTGCCGGTGGACGGTGTGCCGCTCGCGATCCTCCAGCTCAGCATCGAGGAGGACTCGAGCCGTGAGCTCTCCGACCAGGGGCACCTGCGCTGCTACCGCACCGACCGCCTGGGCATGCCGCTCGTCGAGGTCGTCACGGCGCCGGCGCTCCACACGCCGGCCGCGGTCGAGGCGGCGGCGCAGGCCGTGCGCCGGCTCACGCGCGCCACCGGCAAGGTGCGCCGCGGCGCTGGCGCTGCCCGGCAGGACGTGAACGTGAGCGTGCGCGGGGGCACGCGCATCGAGATCAAGGGCGTGAGCCGCATTCCGGCCATCGGCCGGCTCGTGCACAACGAGGCCCTGCGTCAGAAGAGCCTGCTCGAGATCCGCGAGATCCTGGCGGGGCGCGGGTTGCCGGCCGTCGGCTACCAGGGCCTGCGCGCCGAGGTGACGGGCCTGTTCAAGAACTGCCAGTACCGGCCGGTGCAGAAGGCGCTCGCGCGGGGGGACCGGCTCGGTGTCATCGCTCTGCCGGGCTTCGAGGGTGTCTTGCGGCGGGAGGTGCAGCCCGGCCTGCGCTTCCTCGGCGAATTCCGGGACCGCGTGCGCGTGGTGGCCTGCCTGGATCGGAATCCGAACCTGGTCTCCAGCGAGCAGCTGGACGACGGGCCGACCTGGAGCGAGTGGCACCGGGTGCGGCAGATCCTCGGCGTCAGCGACGACACGCCGATGCTGATGGTCTGGGGCGGGCCGCGCGACCTCGAGACCGCCCTCGGCGAGATCGAGCTGCGCGCGCAGGAGGCGCTGGCCGGCGTGCCGCGCGAGACGCGCCAGGCCCAGCCGGACGGCACCACGCGCTTCGAGCGCGTGCTGCCCGGACCCGACCGCATGTACCCCGACACCGACCTGCCGCCGCGGCCCCTGCCTACGCGGGACTGGGAGGCCCTGCGCGCCGCGCTGCCGCCGCGCCCCTGGGATGAGTTGGCCGCGCTCGCCGCCGCGGGCCTCGGCACCGAACTGGCCGGCCAGCTCCAGCGCCAGGGGCGAGCGGGCAGCTTTCTCGCCCTGAGGGGCGCGCTGAAAGGTGATGCGGCCGCGCTGCGACGCCTGGCCTTCGCGCTCACGGCCCACTGGCGCTCGCTCGAGCGGGAGGGGCTGCGTCTCCCCGACGCGGTGGGCCTCGACTGGCTACCGGAGTTCCTGGCGACGGCGCCGCGGGAGACGGACCGCGCCGCCCTCGCGCGCTGGGCGCGCAGCGGCGGGCGCGAGCGGCCCGTGCCGCCGCCGCCACTCGACGACGCGGCCCTGGCGGCGCGCCTGGCGAGCGCGCTCGCCGCCCTGCCGCCGCCGGCTCGACCGCTGGCGGGCGAAAGCCTCGAACGCTATCGCCTCGGGCGCCTGCGCGAGAGCCTGGGCGTGAGCTGCGCCGGCGCGCGCCTGCGCGGGCAGCTCGCGGCCGCGACGCGCGGGGCGCCGGTCCCCGCGCCGAAGGGAGGGCGACGCCGATGA
- a CDS encoding thioesterase: MPRLTLTPVTAYDFACTLTVRTTDLNYGGHLGNDRLLALVQEARVAFLAERGLSELNAGGPSLIMADAAVVYQGEAFAGDALRFEVAAREPGRVGFRLLTRVTRPADGAAIALVETGLVCFDYARRRPQPLSPALRALCGAPAS; encoded by the coding sequence ATGCCTCGACTGACGCTCACGCCGGTGACCGCCTACGATTTCGCGTGCACGCTGACCGTGCGCACGACCGACCTCAACTATGGCGGCCACCTCGGCAACGACCGCCTGCTCGCGCTGGTTCAGGAGGCGCGTGTCGCCTTTCTCGCCGAGCGCGGGCTCAGCGAGCTGAACGCCGGCGGGCCGAGCCTGATCATGGCCGACGCGGCGGTCGTCTACCAGGGCGAGGCCTTTGCGGGCGATGCGCTGCGCTTCGAGGTCGCCGCCCGCGAGCCGGGCCGGGTGGGCTTCCGCCTCCTCACGCGGGTCACGCGCCCGGCCGACGGGGCGGCCATCGCTCTCGTCGAGACGGGCCTGGTCTGCTTCGACTACGCGCGGCGGCGCCCGCAGCCGCTCTCGCCCGCGCTGCGCGCCCTCTGCGGCGCGCCCGCGTCCTAG